A window of Citrus sinensis cultivar Valencia sweet orange chromosome 7, DVS_A1.0, whole genome shotgun sequence contains these coding sequences:
- the LOC102624356 gene encoding uncharacterized protein LOC102624356 isoform X4: MEQESLTRMALQVAVYALLKMAIEVENLLSQDRHNIHAPVKEILFPKMMAAGEFIENQLSMRHSELLQWFRIVELPRIAGFFSSLLKKWSIEYAGSGVAGIIVAISCCVAIGKLGPGRISCPMFKMSIEDASIELMNISYSFVSVDKLHQLATEAGFEPDFLSHFGKKVLPCNNVEELEFWIGLAQKKLLVAFHRESVLLETKTLHEKVQADSLVTLGLFAYLGRKTRKFLSSKGINDLDEMLKDFLSYLECGSLFIYPEFSSISMYQLFMEVVTDEIGWLDFYAAFPSFCNQERRSKHHAIQAEKEIILSNVFTVCYDVFSGFAHFTRSAQQPLEAELLAFLLRSQSLLTVCLDDYWAAYDISSSGLLKNSETGSSDRIPSLGTKSTSRFSAALEAKEKPTELVTRGNTNNKPQHPFNLRKDSSSAGGDAITFVEGTNAAKSNAQQEGLIKKYSIKLMSTSMDVWMGTQLLFIDIMTCLELLLRQLEGHKITERERRKIKRTVNDITTLIPITILMLLPVSAVGHAAILAAIKRYMPSMIPSPYSTERLDVVKQLERTKKMEVKSWGNLEDPPTMP, from the exons ATGGAACAAGAATCATTGACTCGTATGGCTCTTCAGGTAGCGGTTTatgctttattaaaaatggCAATTGAAGTGGAGAATTTGCTCTCTCAAGATCGTCACAACATTCATGCTCCAGTTAAAGAGAT CTTGTTCCCTAAGATGATGGCGGCAGGAGAGTTCATTGAAAATCAATTGAGCATGAGGCATTCGGAATTGTTACAATGGTTTAGAATTGTGGAATTACCTCGTATTGCAGGATTTTTCAGTTCTTTATTAAAGAAGTGGTCTATAGAATACGCAGGAAG TGGTGTTGCAGGGATAATAGTAGCGATCAGCTGCTGTGTTGCAATAGGGAAACTGGGTCCTGGGCGTATTTCCTGTCCCATGTTTAAAATGTCAATTGAGGATGCATCAATAGAGCTAATGAATATTTCGTATAGTTTCGTATCCGTGGACAAGCTGCATCAATTAGCGACCGAGGCAGGATTTGAACCAGACTTTCTCTCTCATTTTGGCAAAAAGGTCCTGCCCTGCAATAACGTTGAGGAGCTAGAATTTTGGATTGGGTTGGCTCAAAAGAAACTCTTGGTCGCATTCCACAGAGAGAGTGTACTTTTAGAGACCAAAACTTTGCATGAAAAG GTTCAAGCGGATAGTTTGGTTACTTTAGGACTTTTTGCATATTTGGGAAGAAAGACTAGAAAATTCTTGTCAAGTAAGGGCATAAATGATCTTGATGAGATGCTCAAGGATTTCCTCag CTATTTGGAGTGTGGCAGTCTTTTCATTTACCCAGAGTTTTCTTCAATATCAATGTATCAACTCTTCATGGAG GTAGTAACTGATGAAATCGGGTGGCTTGACTTTTATGCCGCATTTCCTTCCTTCTGCAATCAAGAGAGAAGGTCCAAACATCATGCTATTCAAGCagagaaagaaattattctATCAAACGTTTTTACTGTTTGCTATGATGTGTTCTCTGGGTTTGCTCACTTCACTCGTTCTGCCCAACAGCCCTTGGAGGCTGAATTGCTGGCTTTCTTGCTCCGGAG cCAAAGCCTGCTAACTGTTTGCCTAGATGACTACTGGGCTGCTTATGATATATCAAG TAGCGGACTGCTAAAGAATTCAGAAACAGGGTCTTCTGATCGCATACCATCTTTAGGAACTAAAAGCACAAGCAGGTTCTCTGCAGCTCTTGAAGCAAAAGAAAAGCCAACTGAGTTGGTGACGCGGGGAAATACAAACAATAAACCTCAACATCCATTTAATTTGAGAAAG GACAGCAGCTCAGCAGGGGGAGATGCAATAACCTTTGTGGAGGGGACCAACGCTGCCAAATCAAATGCCCAGCAAGAAggtttaattaagaaatacaGCATCAAATTGATGTCTACTAGCATG GATGTATGGATGGGGACCCAATTGCTCTTTATAGATATCATGACGTGTCTGGAATTACTTCTAAGGCAGTTGGAAGGTCACAAGATTACAGAGAGGGAAAGAAGGAAGATAAAAAGAACCGTAAATGATATCACTACACTCATCCCAATCACAATTCTAATGCTACTTCCT GTATCTGCCGTAGGCCATGCTGCAATACTAGCAGCTATCAAGAGGTATATGCCATCTATG ATCCCTTCTCCATATTCTACAGAGCGGCTGGATGTTGTGAAACAACTAGAGAGAACTAAGAAGATGGAAGTTAAGTCATGGGGCAACCTGGAAGATCCACCTACAATGCCATGA
- the LOC102624356 gene encoding uncharacterized protein LOC102624356 isoform X2, whose translation MVSHLSLRLPLLHTQSFGSEIRRNINTNVLNSSGFNAKEQDKYLFSKNKSSFKFLFKYYTTSSHVSLKAFSSTTTSASDQASNESDSPITEAEGDEMEFNRVNCLVWVLHESAGSFSHAIESLELPGSGAELAMAWNGKDVHEWHRRIAYRVAVYALLKMAIEVENLLSQDRHNIHAPVKEILFPKMMAAGEFIENQLSMRHSELLQWFRIVELPRIAGFFSSLLKKWSIEYAGSGVAGIIVAISCCVAIGKLGPGRISCPMFKMSIEDASIELMNISYSFVSVDKLHQLATEAGFEPDFLSHFGKKVLPCNNVEELEFWIGLAQKKLLVAFHRESVLLETKTLHEKVQADSLVTLGLFAYLGRKTRKFLSSKGINDLDEMLKDFLSYLECGSLFIYPEFSSISMYQLFMEVVTDEIGWLDFYAAFPSFCNQERRSKHHAIQAEKEIILSNVFTVCYDVFSGFAHFTRSAQQPLEAELLAFLLRSQSLLTVCLDDYWAAYDISSGLLKNSETGSSDRIPSLGTKSTSRFSAALEAKEKPTELVTRGNTNNKPQHPFNLRKDSSSAGGDAITFVEGTNAAKSNAQQEGLIKKYSIKLMSTSMDVWMGTQLLFIDIMTCLELLLRQLEGHKITERERRKIKRTVNDITTLIPITILMLLPVSAVGHAAILAAIKRYMPSMIPSPYSTERLDVVKQLERTKKMEVKSWGNLEDPPTMP comes from the exons ATGGTTTCCCATTTGTCTCTCCGCCTGCCCCTCCTCCACAC TCAATCTTTTGGATCAGAAATCAGACgcaatataaatacaaatgtaCTCAACTCATCTGGGTTTAATGCAAAGGAACAAGACAAATATCTCTTTTCAAAGAATAAgtcttcatttaaatttttgtttaaatattataCCACTTCTAGTCATGTATCGTTGAAGGCGTTCTCATCTACAACTACTTCTGCTTCTGACCAAGCCAGTAATGAAAGTGATTCTCCTATAACTGAAGCTGAAGGTGATGAAATGGAATTTAATCGGGTGAATTGTCTTGTATGGGTACTGCATGAATCCGCCGGGAGCTTTTCCCATGCAATTGAGTCACTTGAATTGCCTGGAAGCGGTGCAGAGCTTGCAATGGCTTGGAATGGGAAGGATGTCCATGAATGGCATAGACGTATAGCTTATAGA GTAGCGGTTTatgctttattaaaaatggCAATTGAAGTGGAGAATTTGCTCTCTCAAGATCGTCACAACATTCATGCTCCAGTTAAAGAGAT CTTGTTCCCTAAGATGATGGCGGCAGGAGAGTTCATTGAAAATCAATTGAGCATGAGGCATTCGGAATTGTTACAATGGTTTAGAATTGTGGAATTACCTCGTATTGCAGGATTTTTCAGTTCTTTATTAAAGAAGTGGTCTATAGAATACGCAGGAAG TGGTGTTGCAGGGATAATAGTAGCGATCAGCTGCTGTGTTGCAATAGGGAAACTGGGTCCTGGGCGTATTTCCTGTCCCATGTTTAAAATGTCAATTGAGGATGCATCAATAGAGCTAATGAATATTTCGTATAGTTTCGTATCCGTGGACAAGCTGCATCAATTAGCGACCGAGGCAGGATTTGAACCAGACTTTCTCTCTCATTTTGGCAAAAAGGTCCTGCCCTGCAATAACGTTGAGGAGCTAGAATTTTGGATTGGGTTGGCTCAAAAGAAACTCTTGGTCGCATTCCACAGAGAGAGTGTACTTTTAGAGACCAAAACTTTGCATGAAAAG GTTCAAGCGGATAGTTTGGTTACTTTAGGACTTTTTGCATATTTGGGAAGAAAGACTAGAAAATTCTTGTCAAGTAAGGGCATAAATGATCTTGATGAGATGCTCAAGGATTTCCTCag CTATTTGGAGTGTGGCAGTCTTTTCATTTACCCAGAGTTTTCTTCAATATCAATGTATCAACTCTTCATGGAG GTAGTAACTGATGAAATCGGGTGGCTTGACTTTTATGCCGCATTTCCTTCCTTCTGCAATCAAGAGAGAAGGTCCAAACATCATGCTATTCAAGCagagaaagaaattattctATCAAACGTTTTTACTGTTTGCTATGATGTGTTCTCTGGGTTTGCTCACTTCACTCGTTCTGCCCAACAGCCCTTGGAGGCTGAATTGCTGGCTTTCTTGCTCCGGAG cCAAAGCCTGCTAACTGTTTGCCTAGATGACTACTGGGCTGCTTATGATATATCAAG CGGACTGCTAAAGAATTCAGAAACAGGGTCTTCTGATCGCATACCATCTTTAGGAACTAAAAGCACAAGCAGGTTCTCTGCAGCTCTTGAAGCAAAAGAAAAGCCAACTGAGTTGGTGACGCGGGGAAATACAAACAATAAACCTCAACATCCATTTAATTTGAGAAAG GACAGCAGCTCAGCAGGGGGAGATGCAATAACCTTTGTGGAGGGGACCAACGCTGCCAAATCAAATGCCCAGCAAGAAggtttaattaagaaatacaGCATCAAATTGATGTCTACTAGCATG GATGTATGGATGGGGACCCAATTGCTCTTTATAGATATCATGACGTGTCTGGAATTACTTCTAAGGCAGTTGGAAGGTCACAAGATTACAGAGAGGGAAAGAAGGAAGATAAAAAGAACCGTAAATGATATCACTACACTCATCCCAATCACAATTCTAATGCTACTTCCT GTATCTGCCGTAGGCCATGCTGCAATACTAGCAGCTATCAAGAGGTATATGCCATCTATG ATCCCTTCTCCATATTCTACAGAGCGGCTGGATGTTGTGAAACAACTAGAGAGAACTAAGAAGATGGAAGTTAAGTCATGGGGCAACCTGGAAGATCCACCTACAATGCCATGA
- the LOC102624356 gene encoding uncharacterized protein LOC102624356 isoform X1: MVSHLSLRLPLLHTQSFGSEIRRNINTNVLNSSGFNAKEQDKYLFSKNKSSFKFLFKYYTTSSHVSLKAFSSTTTSASDQASNESDSPITEAEGDEMEFNRVNCLVWVLHESAGSFSHAIESLELPGSGAELAMAWNGKDVHEWHRRIAYRVAVYALLKMAIEVENLLSQDRHNIHAPVKEILFPKMMAAGEFIENQLSMRHSELLQWFRIVELPRIAGFFSSLLKKWSIEYAGSGVAGIIVAISCCVAIGKLGPGRISCPMFKMSIEDASIELMNISYSFVSVDKLHQLATEAGFEPDFLSHFGKKVLPCNNVEELEFWIGLAQKKLLVAFHRESVLLETKTLHEKVQADSLVTLGLFAYLGRKTRKFLSSKGINDLDEMLKDFLSYLECGSLFIYPEFSSISMYQLFMEVVTDEIGWLDFYAAFPSFCNQERRSKHHAIQAEKEIILSNVFTVCYDVFSGFAHFTRSAQQPLEAELLAFLLRSQSLLTVCLDDYWAAYDISSSGLLKNSETGSSDRIPSLGTKSTSRFSAALEAKEKPTELVTRGNTNNKPQHPFNLRKDSSSAGGDAITFVEGTNAAKSNAQQEGLIKKYSIKLMSTSMDVWMGTQLLFIDIMTCLELLLRQLEGHKITERERRKIKRTVNDITTLIPITILMLLPVSAVGHAAILAAIKRYMPSMIPSPYSTERLDVVKQLERTKKMEVKSWGNLEDPPTMP, translated from the exons ATGGTTTCCCATTTGTCTCTCCGCCTGCCCCTCCTCCACAC TCAATCTTTTGGATCAGAAATCAGACgcaatataaatacaaatgtaCTCAACTCATCTGGGTTTAATGCAAAGGAACAAGACAAATATCTCTTTTCAAAGAATAAgtcttcatttaaatttttgtttaaatattataCCACTTCTAGTCATGTATCGTTGAAGGCGTTCTCATCTACAACTACTTCTGCTTCTGACCAAGCCAGTAATGAAAGTGATTCTCCTATAACTGAAGCTGAAGGTGATGAAATGGAATTTAATCGGGTGAATTGTCTTGTATGGGTACTGCATGAATCCGCCGGGAGCTTTTCCCATGCAATTGAGTCACTTGAATTGCCTGGAAGCGGTGCAGAGCTTGCAATGGCTTGGAATGGGAAGGATGTCCATGAATGGCATAGACGTATAGCTTATAGA GTAGCGGTTTatgctttattaaaaatggCAATTGAAGTGGAGAATTTGCTCTCTCAAGATCGTCACAACATTCATGCTCCAGTTAAAGAGAT CTTGTTCCCTAAGATGATGGCGGCAGGAGAGTTCATTGAAAATCAATTGAGCATGAGGCATTCGGAATTGTTACAATGGTTTAGAATTGTGGAATTACCTCGTATTGCAGGATTTTTCAGTTCTTTATTAAAGAAGTGGTCTATAGAATACGCAGGAAG TGGTGTTGCAGGGATAATAGTAGCGATCAGCTGCTGTGTTGCAATAGGGAAACTGGGTCCTGGGCGTATTTCCTGTCCCATGTTTAAAATGTCAATTGAGGATGCATCAATAGAGCTAATGAATATTTCGTATAGTTTCGTATCCGTGGACAAGCTGCATCAATTAGCGACCGAGGCAGGATTTGAACCAGACTTTCTCTCTCATTTTGGCAAAAAGGTCCTGCCCTGCAATAACGTTGAGGAGCTAGAATTTTGGATTGGGTTGGCTCAAAAGAAACTCTTGGTCGCATTCCACAGAGAGAGTGTACTTTTAGAGACCAAAACTTTGCATGAAAAG GTTCAAGCGGATAGTTTGGTTACTTTAGGACTTTTTGCATATTTGGGAAGAAAGACTAGAAAATTCTTGTCAAGTAAGGGCATAAATGATCTTGATGAGATGCTCAAGGATTTCCTCag CTATTTGGAGTGTGGCAGTCTTTTCATTTACCCAGAGTTTTCTTCAATATCAATGTATCAACTCTTCATGGAG GTAGTAACTGATGAAATCGGGTGGCTTGACTTTTATGCCGCATTTCCTTCCTTCTGCAATCAAGAGAGAAGGTCCAAACATCATGCTATTCAAGCagagaaagaaattattctATCAAACGTTTTTACTGTTTGCTATGATGTGTTCTCTGGGTTTGCTCACTTCACTCGTTCTGCCCAACAGCCCTTGGAGGCTGAATTGCTGGCTTTCTTGCTCCGGAG cCAAAGCCTGCTAACTGTTTGCCTAGATGACTACTGGGCTGCTTATGATATATCAAG TAGCGGACTGCTAAAGAATTCAGAAACAGGGTCTTCTGATCGCATACCATCTTTAGGAACTAAAAGCACAAGCAGGTTCTCTGCAGCTCTTGAAGCAAAAGAAAAGCCAACTGAGTTGGTGACGCGGGGAAATACAAACAATAAACCTCAACATCCATTTAATTTGAGAAAG GACAGCAGCTCAGCAGGGGGAGATGCAATAACCTTTGTGGAGGGGACCAACGCTGCCAAATCAAATGCCCAGCAAGAAggtttaattaagaaatacaGCATCAAATTGATGTCTACTAGCATG GATGTATGGATGGGGACCCAATTGCTCTTTATAGATATCATGACGTGTCTGGAATTACTTCTAAGGCAGTTGGAAGGTCACAAGATTACAGAGAGGGAAAGAAGGAAGATAAAAAGAACCGTAAATGATATCACTACACTCATCCCAATCACAATTCTAATGCTACTTCCT GTATCTGCCGTAGGCCATGCTGCAATACTAGCAGCTATCAAGAGGTATATGCCATCTATG ATCCCTTCTCCATATTCTACAGAGCGGCTGGATGTTGTGAAACAACTAGAGAGAACTAAGAAGATGGAAGTTAAGTCATGGGGCAACCTGGAAGATCCACCTACAATGCCATGA
- the LOC102624356 gene encoding uncharacterized protein LOC102624356 isoform X3: MVSHLSLRLPLLHTQSFGSEIRRNINTNVLNSSGFNAKEQDKYLFSKNKSSFKFLFKYYTTSSHVSLKAFSSTTTSASDQASNESDSPITEAEGDEMEFNRVNCLVWVLHESAGSFSHAIESLELPGSGAELAMAWNGKDVHEWHRRIAYRVAVYALLKMAIEVENLLSQDRHNIHAPVKEILFPKMMAAGEFIENQLSMRHSELLQWFRIVELPRIAGFFSSLLKKWSIEYAGSGVAGIIVAISCCVAIGKLGPGRISCPMFKMSIEDASIELMNISYSFVSVDKLHQLATEAGFEPDFLSHFGKKVLPCNNVEELEFWIGLAQKKLLVAFHRESVLLETKTLHEKVQADSLVTLGLFAYLGRKTRKFLSSKGINDLDEMLKDFLSYLECGSLFIYPEFSSISMYQLFMEVVTDEIGWLDFYAAFPSFCNQERRSKHHAIQAEKEIILSNVFTVCYDVFSGFAHFTRSAQQPLEAELLAFLLRSQSLLTVCLDDYWAAYDISSSGLLKNSETGSSDRIPSLGTKSTSRFSAALEAKEKPTELVTRGNTNNKPQHPFNLRKQLSRGRCNNLCGGDQRCQIKCPARRFN, translated from the exons ATGGTTTCCCATTTGTCTCTCCGCCTGCCCCTCCTCCACAC TCAATCTTTTGGATCAGAAATCAGACgcaatataaatacaaatgtaCTCAACTCATCTGGGTTTAATGCAAAGGAACAAGACAAATATCTCTTTTCAAAGAATAAgtcttcatttaaatttttgtttaaatattataCCACTTCTAGTCATGTATCGTTGAAGGCGTTCTCATCTACAACTACTTCTGCTTCTGACCAAGCCAGTAATGAAAGTGATTCTCCTATAACTGAAGCTGAAGGTGATGAAATGGAATTTAATCGGGTGAATTGTCTTGTATGGGTACTGCATGAATCCGCCGGGAGCTTTTCCCATGCAATTGAGTCACTTGAATTGCCTGGAAGCGGTGCAGAGCTTGCAATGGCTTGGAATGGGAAGGATGTCCATGAATGGCATAGACGTATAGCTTATAGA GTAGCGGTTTatgctttattaaaaatggCAATTGAAGTGGAGAATTTGCTCTCTCAAGATCGTCACAACATTCATGCTCCAGTTAAAGAGAT CTTGTTCCCTAAGATGATGGCGGCAGGAGAGTTCATTGAAAATCAATTGAGCATGAGGCATTCGGAATTGTTACAATGGTTTAGAATTGTGGAATTACCTCGTATTGCAGGATTTTTCAGTTCTTTATTAAAGAAGTGGTCTATAGAATACGCAGGAAG TGGTGTTGCAGGGATAATAGTAGCGATCAGCTGCTGTGTTGCAATAGGGAAACTGGGTCCTGGGCGTATTTCCTGTCCCATGTTTAAAATGTCAATTGAGGATGCATCAATAGAGCTAATGAATATTTCGTATAGTTTCGTATCCGTGGACAAGCTGCATCAATTAGCGACCGAGGCAGGATTTGAACCAGACTTTCTCTCTCATTTTGGCAAAAAGGTCCTGCCCTGCAATAACGTTGAGGAGCTAGAATTTTGGATTGGGTTGGCTCAAAAGAAACTCTTGGTCGCATTCCACAGAGAGAGTGTACTTTTAGAGACCAAAACTTTGCATGAAAAG GTTCAAGCGGATAGTTTGGTTACTTTAGGACTTTTTGCATATTTGGGAAGAAAGACTAGAAAATTCTTGTCAAGTAAGGGCATAAATGATCTTGATGAGATGCTCAAGGATTTCCTCag CTATTTGGAGTGTGGCAGTCTTTTCATTTACCCAGAGTTTTCTTCAATATCAATGTATCAACTCTTCATGGAG GTAGTAACTGATGAAATCGGGTGGCTTGACTTTTATGCCGCATTTCCTTCCTTCTGCAATCAAGAGAGAAGGTCCAAACATCATGCTATTCAAGCagagaaagaaattattctATCAAACGTTTTTACTGTTTGCTATGATGTGTTCTCTGGGTTTGCTCACTTCACTCGTTCTGCCCAACAGCCCTTGGAGGCTGAATTGCTGGCTTTCTTGCTCCGGAG cCAAAGCCTGCTAACTGTTTGCCTAGATGACTACTGGGCTGCTTATGATATATCAAG TAGCGGACTGCTAAAGAATTCAGAAACAGGGTCTTCTGATCGCATACCATCTTTAGGAACTAAAAGCACAAGCAGGTTCTCTGCAGCTCTTGAAGCAAAAGAAAAGCCAACTGAGTTGGTGACGCGGGGAAATACAAACAATAAACCTCAACATCCATTTAATTTGAGAAAG CAGCTCAGCAGGGGGAGATGCAATAACCTTTGTGGAGGGGACCAACGCTGCCAAATCAAATGCCCAGCAAGAAggtttaattaa